From the genome of Salmonella enterica subsp. houtenae serovar Houten:
TCAGGTAGCTGTACGCCGCCGCGGCGCTGCCGAATTTTTGATCCATCACGCCCATCGCTCCGGTCGCCATTTCGCCGTCGCCTTTACTCGCTTCGATCGGGTTAGCCAGTACGCTCAGGCTAAAGGTGTCTTTCAGGCTTTGCCAGGTATCGTCCACCGCGCCCAGCAGTTCATCGCCAAGGTGAAAGTCAGCAGGATTAAACGCTTCGTCCTGAATATTTTCGGCGGTGTAGAGCGTGTTCAGCGTACCGACGACAACTTCTTTCGCCATGGCGCCCGTAAACAGACCCACAGTCGCCTGCCAGTTATCCTCATGGACGCCGATCGGTTTAAAGACTGGCGTGATCGCCCGGCTTACAGAGGCGAGGGCGGAGTCATTAATGTTATCGACGATTTTGCCGCTCAGCGAGAAACTGTTAAACGCGCTCAGGAAGATGCTGACAATGATGATAACTTTACCGGCGCGCAGTACAAAACCTTTCAGGCGTTGCCACGTCTGGATGATCAGGCTCTTGATATGCGGTACGTGGTAAACTGGCAGCTCCATCACAAACGGAGAGGCTTCGCCGCGCATAATGGTATGTTTCAGCATCAGGCCGGTTAATACCGCCATGACAATACCCAGCACGTACAGCGAGAAGACCGCCAGCGCGCCGTTTTGCCCGAAGAAGGCGGCGGCAAAGACGGCGAAAATCGCCAGACGCGCGCCACAGGACATAAACGGCGCCATCATGATGGTCATCAGGCGTTCGCGCGGAGCGTCGAGCGTGCGGGCGCCCATCACGGAAGGTACGTTACAGCCGAAGCCGACAATCAGCGGGACGAAGGATTTACCCGGTAGCCCCAGCGCCTGCATCAGGCGATCCATGACGAAGGCCGCGCGCGCCATATAACCGGAGTCTTCAAGGAAGGAGAGGAACAGGTACATCATCCCGATTTGCGGCACCAGCGGCAGGACGGTATTGATCCCGCCGCCAAGACCTTGCGCCAGGAAGATGGTTAACCAATCCGGGAAGTGCAGCGTGTAGCCAATCCACTGAATGCCATGAATAAAGATAGCGACGGAACCGGCATCAAACAGGGGTTGCAACGCGCCGCCGATGTTAATGGCGAGCAGGAACATCAGGTACATCACGAACAGAAAAATTGGTAAGCCGAGGAAGCGGTTCAGGACAATTTTATCTACCGCCGTAGTGAAGCGGCTGGGTTCGGCTGTCAGGGTATTGCTTACCACGTCGCAAATAGCGGCGATACACTGGTAACGGGCGTCGGCGATATGCAGCGCCGGGTCGTCCATTTCGTCCTTCAGACGGGCAAGGGAGGTGTCCAGATTTTGCGCCGCCTCGCCTGCGTAAGCCCGGCTGTAGATATCGCCCTCCAGCATTTGCAGACCCAGCCAGCGGCGCTGTTGTAAAGGCATCTCCTGGGCCATCGCGTCGGCCAGGAAACCCGCTTCGCGCAGCAGCGGTTGGGCATAATGCACCAGTTCGACGTTGTCGTTAGCGTTGTGACGGTCAATGGCCAGTTTCAGCGCCTCAATACCACGACCGCGAGTCGATACCAGAGGTACGACAGGGCAACCCAGGCGCGTGGACAGAGCGTCGACATCAATACGAACCTGCTGTTTTTCGGCGATATCCAGCATGTTGAGCGCGACAATACAGGGGATACCCAGCTCCAGCAGTTGCAGCGTCAAATAGAGGTTGCGTTCCAGATTGGAGGCGTCCACCACGTTTATCAACAGGTCGGCGTCGCCGCTCAGGATGTAGTGGCAGGCGATCTGTTCGTCGAGAGAGGTTTGTGACGAGATGGTCGTCAGAGAATAGGTGCCGGGTAAATCTACCAGCGTGACCTGATGGTCAGTTGTCGAAAACTGACCCTCTTTACGCTCGACGGTGACGCCAGCCCAGTTCCCCACGCGCTGACGCGCGCCGGTGAGTTGGTTAAATAAGGTGGTCTTGCCGGAATTAGGATTACCAATTAAACCAATGGTTAATTTTTTCATTTTTATAGACTCACTGTATTAACAGGAAACCGCTTCCACTTCTATTAACGCCAAATCCTTTTTACGTAATACCAGACTTACGCGTCGTGTTTCGATATGGATCGGATCGCCTAAGGGCGCGACGCGGACGACATTAAATGAAGAGCCGGGCAACATGCCGAGCGAAAGCAGTTTTTGACGATACGCCGGACTGATTTCACGCGCAAAGCCGGTGATTTTCCACGCAGTGTCAGGAGTGAATTGCATACGACCTACTTGTTTCTTACTAACTGGATGTATACCTCATGCGGCGCTCAGGGGGGCGGCAGGAGACCCGATGTTTAGCCAACGAAGGAAAGAGTAAATAATCAACAACACAATGATAATGAGAATGGTTTCTATCTTCAACGATTAAAATGTGACGGAATGTACAAATAAGCGATAATTTGCGCCGATGTTGATATGGCTCAACATTTATTTGTCTTTT
Proteins encoded in this window:
- the feoB gene encoding ferrous iron transport protein B: MKKLTIGLIGNPNSGKTTLFNQLTGARQRVGNWAGVTVERKEGQFSTTDHQVTLVDLPGTYSLTTISSQTSLDEQIACHYILSGDADLLINVVDASNLERNLYLTLQLLELGIPCIVALNMLDIAEKQQVRIDVDALSTRLGCPVVPLVSTRGRGIEALKLAIDRHNANDNVELVHYAQPLLREAGFLADAMAQEMPLQQRRWLGLQMLEGDIYSRAYAGEAAQNLDTSLARLKDEMDDPALHIADARYQCIAAICDVVSNTLTAEPSRFTTAVDKIVLNRFLGLPIFLFVMYLMFLLAINIGGALQPLFDAGSVAIFIHGIQWIGYTLHFPDWLTIFLAQGLGGGINTVLPLVPQIGMMYLFLSFLEDSGYMARAAFVMDRLMQALGLPGKSFVPLIVGFGCNVPSVMGARTLDAPRERLMTIMMAPFMSCGARLAIFAVFAAAFFGQNGALAVFSLYVLGIVMAVLTGLMLKHTIMRGEASPFVMELPVYHVPHIKSLIIQTWQRLKGFVLRAGKVIIIVSIFLSAFNSFSLSGKIVDNINDSALASVSRAITPVFKPIGVHEDNWQATVGLFTGAMAKEVVVGTLNTLYTAENIQDEAFNPADFHLGDELLGAVDDTWQSLKDTFSLSVLANPIEASKGDGEMATGAMGVMDQKFGSAAAAYSYLIFVLLYVPCISVMGAIARESSRGWMGFSILWGLNIAYSLATLFYQVTSFSQHPTYSLICILAVIVFNVVVLSLLRRARSRVDIELLTTRKNVSSCCSGTAGNCH
- the feoA gene encoding ferrous iron transport protein, with the translated sequence MQFTPDTAWKITGFAREISPAYRQKLLSLGMLPGSSFNVVRVAPLGDPIHIETRRVSLVLRKKDLALIEVEAVSC